The genomic stretch gctaAAAGCAGACGATGTGGGCAGTGGAGGTGTGTAGGAGGGTTTGCATTAATAAGGCAAACTTAAACTGCTATTCCCTCAGAACTTCCCCAAACAAATGGTTTTGTTAGCTTCCCGATGTCAGAAAGGCCACAGGCAGTCCATTTCTTCAATTCTGTAGCTATTTGTTATAAAATATACTAGTAGGACTGTATCGGTTTCACTgtgagaacagaaaacattgaGCAACCGTGAAGCTATCAAAAATGGTAATTAAGCTTTTGGAGGAAGTAATATTTGCAAAAAGTTATCTCATTCTTGACatgacttctgtgttttttcaaCGTAAGTCCATTTACATGGCCTAacttctgttttgctgaagCACTTGGAAGTTGGAAAGCTATTTTTGTGGGAGATCATTGATTTGACATTAATTTACAAGTTTTCTGGGAGCTTCACAAAAGACAGAACCTCCAGCAGGAGCGAGGTGGATCTGATAGCACTCCCCACGGCTGGCAGCATGACTTAAATGGGAATTTTCActaattgtgtgtgtgtttccttATCCTTATAAATCTTACCCGCAATAAGcattaaatgaagaaaacacagggCCTACTCACCTCGTGTGCTAACATCTTGTAGAGTTCTTCTTTAGTCACAGAAATTCTCTCTCTGTCGGTGCTGTCCACAACAACTATTACAAACTTCAAAGAGTAAAAAGTCATTAGTCAGCACTTCAAAGGACACTCTCTTCCTGGCCACATACACTTACACAGAACAGATTATCGCTCCCCCCAGAGTATCCAGATAGCTGGATTATCAGCTACAGTCTTGTTTCTTACACGCTTCTCCCGGCCAGAGCGTGGTTAcccacagcactgctctggTTTGTGCACAACGTAGCTCTGACAGCTCTTCTGACTTCCATTTTCAAGTGAAACATTTATACTGAAAGCAACTATTTCTGCACTGCCAGATCTGGTTTGGTTCTTTGCTTAGCACGCAGATCCCTCAGATAATTTGCTTCCTTAAATAGGCAACGTGCATCAGCTTTCTCCCTTTGTTTCAAATTCTCACCTGCAAGTAGATATTTTCAGgggattttaaaaagcacataaCCTTTGTGCTTCAAGAGTACACACGGGTCTATCTTATAGCCTGCAAGACAGACTCCCAGTTTTGGAGCACAACTTTTGGGGCTTTCAGCCTTCTGCACGAGGGGTTTCGCAGGTTTTAAAGCACCTGCTACAGAGATGCAGCAGTCACAGCGAGGAGCCTGTAAACACGGGGAGCTGCAACACGCAGTGAAACCGGGCCCTGCCCCACggctcagctcccagcaccccGAAGGAGCCACAGCACCACGCCAAGCACCTCAGGTACGCTGCAGCCCTTCACCAGCAACCGTTACAACAAACCCAGCAGCGGGGCGCTCGCTCTCACCTCCGTGTTTGTGTAGTAGGTGTTCCACGAGGAGCGAAGAGACTCCTGCCCTCCGATGTCCCACATCAGGAAGCGCGTGTTATTCACCACGATCTCTTCCACGTTACTCCCTATCGTAGGCGAGGTGTGTACGACTTCATTCATGGAGCTGCAGGGAGAACAAAGCAACTCTGAGAAACTGCCAACGCAGAACCAGCAACTTTTGGGCGTGATTGAGCCTATTAGGCCTGCAAAGCAAcctgcttctgaaaaatgaaagctgatggATGTTCCGAGGCCAAAAGCTCAGTGGGTGAATTCTATGCAACAAACAGGGACGAGGtgggaagagaataaaaaaaaataaaaaggactcTGTGACCTATACAATTCAATTGTAAAGCTGAGGGAGCATTTGTGAACAAAACTAAACATTTAAATCATAAATCTGTGGGAATATTTGCTTCAGAAACTCTTTCAAGCAGCCAGCTCTTCTTTTTCCAGGCTGACTTTGGCACACACGCAGTACGGGAGAGCCGTTGCTTTTCTCCAAGAATATGGTTAAGCCACGAGAATTCCAAGGctgcagaaaaacaactctTCAGGCAGCTCCACCAAACAGCACGCCTGGCTCTCCTCCCGGCGTCGGCCACTACAACACACTTCCTCCCTATTGCAGTTACTTTATGTCAAGcttgcttcttttctccagcATAGCCCAGTGACTGCTTTGTGGCGATGGATGCACATTAAAGGTGGCAAATACATTGTTTAGCGATGCTCAGGGCAACTCTGTCACCAAGACAACCAGCGTCACACGAATAGCAGTAACTCAAGGTGTGCTCTGGGTACTCCTGAAGTTCACATTATTGAAACTCTATTGTAAGgcatgtattaaaaaaaaaagcaggtttaaGGAAACGAGTCAACCATTTTCAAAGAACTTAACAATTTTTTCTTGTGATAATCATgctacattttttcattttatgtgtgttttttttaactgctttagCAGAGCTTTTCATTACAGAGACTGCAATGTGAGACTTGTACGAGTGTTGGATGATTTCTCGAAGAGGATACAGataagggagggagaaaggcaCAGTCTGGTGTTCTGAAAAGGAATCCCAGCTACCCCGTGTCTTAGCAGCACATAACGCACTATCTTCTCACCACACACGTTTGGGGGAAGCTATGATAAGGGAAAAAGGATTAGGAAGAGAAAGAACCACAAAAtcaaattaaggaaaacaatggTGTAACAAGATGCCTGTGGctgatttaatatttaaacCAGGTTTTAGCGGAGTTCTTTTCATGTCTGGAAAAGCCTATCAAGGATCCCCTTTCTGGCTGAACCTGCAGCCTTCCACACTCAAGCTGTTGGCATTTCTGTCTGCAACATGATCGGCGgattttcctccctgctcccccaggaCCAAGGTTAGCGTGGAGCCTAACGGCCTTCCCAGACACCAGAACACTAAACCTGCTGCTATCAAGGAGAGAGGCAGATCTGAGCATGAGAATGGGAAGAAATTAAGTGTCTGTGGGGCTGCCAGTCTGCTAGAAGAACCGCAACGGGGCAACACCAAAGCCACAGGCAGTGCACCAACACAGCGCTGCCTCTGCCCCGCTGCcgggcagagctgagcagtaAGAGCTCACGCTCAGGGCACCTATCTGCCACGAAGGAACTGCACAATTTCTTCATTCAAAAATACAACATGCAAAGACTCCGCAAGGATGAATCGGGCAGGAGGAACAGGAGACTGCTCATCTAGAGCAAACTCTGTACTCCCCTTCCTCTTCAACACGAGAGAAGGGGAAGTCCTGCTGCActaaaagggtagaaaggaaaaggatgCGTACAGAGATCCGCtgcacagaagggaaaagaaaacaccgAGGCTGCAGAAATAAGACGAcgaaaagagatgaaaagaagaatCATGAGACATTTGGGGAGGACATAGAAAGACACAGGCAGCTTTAAAACACGCCAAGAATGGCCCTCAGCAGCAACAGCCACTAGAATCAGTCCAAAAAATCGACTTCctgctatttattttacatttctcaaTCTGTTTGATGACAACCACCTTCATCTTTTCACTGTCATTGCATAACTTGCTAGGACAGAAGTGGCTGGAAATACTGCACAAGTTTCACattccagaaaagcaaaaaactgAGTGTAATTTGACAAAAATACCTCAAACCTACGTcacttaaaagcaaattttaagtTTAGGATTGGAGCAGGATGGCCATGTCACTCAACAGGAACTATTCCTGGGACTGAAGGGATAGGAACACTTCCTAATAGCGGGCTACCTCGTGTGAGAAAAGGCAAACCTGTTTCTATTGCAAACAGACCTTGAGCTGCCTGGCCCACCTATATGCTTTCAGTTTGCAGACAGATTTGCAGCCCttaagcagcagctgaggagcagcGATACGAAACTCGTGCAAGCTTCTCGCAAGTCTGCAGCAAGGTGAGCGCGAGACGAACACAAGCCAACGCTACTACTAAAGGCAGGAACTGCTCAAGGCAGGAACTGGTTGAAAAGTGCCGCAAAGCCCCTCGGTGGCTCAAAATCCAGCCTTGGGCAGGCAGCACGGGCTGTCACCCGGCGCGGAGCTGTCCTGCACTCAGCCTGCATCCTCTGTCACCACCGACAGAGCGCACCTCAGCAGGCAGGACACAAGTCACGGCAGGGAGAGGTCAGGCTTCACTGCGCTGCTCCTGACGGAAcaatttgtttaatatttacaCGCTGTGGCACCAGCGTACCAGCATTGTCCTGCGGCTAACCCTAAACGTAATAATGTTTTATGGAGCTGGCAAACAGCCTGCACTGTGACACCAATGGCAGTTGTGATTAAGTGTAATAGCAATGTAATTTGATAAACAAAAGCTCTCAACGGAACCTTATCCACACATCAGGGAGAATGCAGACCTTCCCAAAGCCTAACCACACGCTCTGAGCCATTGCCACCTACACTGGTCAGTAATTTTCAGCACAGTGCTCTCACAGcgaaaagaaagggaaagcagcaaaacCTAGGGAGAACAACGTACGCAGCAGGCACTTGGAAGCACACGACACATCGGCTGCAGTCCATACTTACAATTGATAAAGAATGGTCGTTTTTCCTGCATTATCCAGACCGACAATGATTACCTTGtgctctgaaacaaaaatattacgGGTAAGTCACACAGTTAACCCTGCTATCACAACAATAACTGCTACAGAACAAGGTTCACGTAGCATTTTAGCCTGATCTAACCAAGCACATACTTCAGGTGCCATGTTTCACGGCCGTATCTAGAAGTCAGTTTGTCTGCGGAGACGTACAAACCGGTGTACAAGTCCGAGAAGGCATGCCCTGGTCATTTTTTCCTGCCTACATATCTACAGGAACAATTTCTAAGAGAttgcattcatattttttcctttctaaaccGCTGGGGCGTTCTTAGTGAAGTTTCTGCACACGTTTGCAGACCGTAGCAGACTACGTCCTCTGTCGCCTCCCTGGCCACGCAGCTCCCAGAACACAGCTCTGACACACGGCACACGCTCCTGTCCAAGGCCGTGCTACTGttacagccagcagcaccctcaTCTCTCTTCAAACAGTGGCTAAAAGCACGACGCTGGCAACTGGCCCTGCAAGCAGGGCGATCCGCCTGCCGCCCACAGTCCTCTTTTCCCTTCAGCGGGTTTGGAGCCTGGAAAACAGATTTACCTGTGGATATTTCAGGCCCTCACTCACCCGGTTTAGCTGTGGACAAACCACCGGGTGCTACACAAAGCCACTCAGACACAAACGTGAGTTCACGTTCATGATTTCCAGGAGAGGCGAGTCCGGGCCGTGCCCCACAGCTCCTACCCGGCCTCGCTGGGACTATTCCCCCAAGGGAAGGGGGCCGTGGGGAAGGGGTTTCTCCCCCCCCAGCGGTCCCGAAGGACAACAGTCCGGCATTAAATCCTGCCCAAGCGCCAGACGGGCAGAGATCATCCCCCTACCTCAGCCAAGCGCGGCTGCCCCGCAGGGGTGCCCCGGGACGAGCCCCAGGGCCGCCAACTCCACTCACCCTGGTGGTTGAAGAGCCGCCAGATGCGGGTGAACAGGATCCCCATCCTCGGCcgctccccggggccggggctgcggcgggggcCGCGGGCGGGCGGCTcagggcccggcccggcgctcGGCCTGCACGGGCGGGCGGGGGCCTCGCCGGAGCTGCTCTCGCTGCGCTCTGCGGGACGGCCGCGCCCCGCGCACCGACNNNNNNN from Oxyura jamaicensis isolate SHBP4307 breed ruddy duck chromosome 7, BPBGC_Ojam_1.0, whole genome shotgun sequence encodes the following:
- the ARL5A gene encoding ADP-ribosylation factor-like protein 5A, whose amino-acid sequence is MGILFTRIWRLFNHQEHKVIIVGLDNAGKTTILYQFSMNEVVHTSPTIGSNVEEIVVNNTRFLMWDIGGQESLRSSWNTYYTNTEFVIVVVDSTDRERISVTKEELYKMLAHEDLKKAGLLIFANKQDVKECMTVAEISQFLKLTSIKDHQWHIQACCALTGEGLCQGLEWMMSRLKIR